From a single Nocardioides panacis genomic region:
- the tuf gene encoding elongation factor Tu, which produces MAKAKFQRTKPHVNIGTIGHIDHGKTTLTAAITKVLHDKYPTLNEASAFDQIDKAPEERQRGITISIAHVEYQTEARHYAHVDCPGHADYIKNMITGAAQMDGAILVVAATDGPMPQTREHVLLARQVGVPAIVVALNKCDMVDDEELIELVEMEVRELLTEYEFDGDEIPVVRVAAFPALQGDEKWGESIMELMTAVDEHIPQPEREIDKPFLMPVEDVFTITGRGTVITGRIERGVVKVNETVDIIGIRDVKQTTTVTGVEMFRKLLDEGQAGENVGLLLRGTKREDVERGMVVIKPGTTTPHTNFDASVYILSKEEGGRHTPFFNNYRPQFYFRTTDVTGVVTLPEGTEMVMPGDNTDMSVELIQPIAMEDGLRFAIREGGRTVGAGRVTKINK; this is translated from the coding sequence GTGGCTAAGGCGAAGTTCCAGCGGACTAAGCCGCATGTCAACATCGGCACGATTGGTCACATCGACCACGGCAAGACGACGTTGACGGCAGCGATCACCAAGGTGCTGCACGACAAGTACCCGACCCTGAACGAGGCCTCGGCCTTCGACCAGATCGACAAGGCTCCCGAGGAGCGTCAGCGCGGCATCACGATCTCGATCGCGCACGTCGAGTACCAGACCGAGGCGCGCCACTACGCGCACGTCGACTGCCCGGGTCACGCCGACTACATCAAGAACATGATCACCGGTGCGGCCCAGATGGACGGCGCGATCCTCGTGGTCGCCGCCACCGACGGCCCCATGCCCCAGACGCGTGAGCACGTGCTGCTCGCCCGCCAGGTCGGCGTGCCGGCGATCGTGGTCGCCCTGAACAAGTGCGACATGGTCGACGACGAGGAGCTCATCGAGCTCGTCGAGATGGAGGTCCGCGAGCTCCTCACCGAGTACGAGTTCGACGGTGACGAGATCCCCGTGGTCCGCGTGGCCGCGTTCCCGGCGCTCCAGGGCGACGAGAAGTGGGGCGAGTCGATCATGGAGCTCATGACGGCCGTCGACGAGCACATCCCGCAGCCCGAGCGCGAGATCGACAAGCCGTTCCTGATGCCCGTCGAGGACGTCTTCACGATCACCGGTCGTGGCACGGTCATCACCGGCCGCATCGAGCGTGGCGTGGTCAAGGTCAACGAGACCGTCGACATCATCGGGATCCGCGACGTCAAGCAGACCACCACGGTCACCGGCGTCGAGATGTTCCGCAAGCTGCTCGACGAGGGCCAGGCCGGCGAGAACGTGGGCCTCCTGCTCCGTGGCACCAAGCGCGAGGACGTCGAGCGCGGCATGGTCGTCATCAAGCCGGGCACCACGACCCCGCACACCAACTTCGACGCCTCGGTCTACATCCTGTCGAAGGAGGAGGGCGGCCGCCACACGCCGTTCTTCAACAACTACCGCCCGCAGTTCTACTTCCGTACGACGGACGTGACCGGCGTCGTGACCCTCCCCGAGGGCACCGAGATGGTCATGCCCGGCGACAACACCGACA
- the fusA gene encoding elongation factor G: MAVDITTDLTKVRNIGIMAHIDAGKTTTTERILFYTGISYKIGEVHEGAAVMDWMEQEQERGITITSAATTCWWKNHQINIIDTPGHVDFTAEVERSLRVLDGAVAVFDGVAGVEPQTMTVWRQANKYSVPRMCFVNKLDRTGADFFRCVDMMIDRLNSTPLVLQIPIGAEGDFLGVVDLVGMRALTWRGETKMGEDYDIEEIPAALADQAAEWREKFLETLAEADDAVMEKYLEGEELSVEELEAAIRRATLADKINPVLCGTAFKNKGVQPLLDAVVKYLPSPLDIDGIQGHDAKDEEKVIVRQPSDDEPFSGLAYKVATDPHLGKLIYVRVYSGKLVAGSTVLNSVNGRKERIGKVYQMHANKREEIASVGAGQIVAVMGLKDTKTGHTLSDPQNPVVLESMTFPAPVIEVAIEPKTKGDQEKLGVAIQRLSDEDPTFTVKSDMETGQTIIAGMGELHLEILVDRMRREFRVEATVGKPQVAYRETIRKEVKNHSYTHKKQTGGSGQFAKVVISLGPNVDPETGLGAGYEFINNVSGGRIPREYIPSVDQGGQGAMEFGVLAGYPMVDVKFTLEDGAYHDVDSSELAFKLAGGQAFKEAARMAKPVLLEPMFAVEVTTPESFLGDVIGDINSRRGQVSTMFERSGDRVVEALVPLSEMFGYVGDLRSKTSGQASYSMEFDSYAEVPQNVADEIIKKVRGE; encoded by the coding sequence GTGGCCGTCGACATCACCACCGACCTGACCAAGGTCCGCAACATCGGCATCATGGCGCACATCGACGCCGGCAAGACCACCACGACCGAGCGGATCCTCTTCTACACCGGCATCTCCTACAAGATCGGCGAGGTCCACGAGGGCGCGGCCGTCATGGACTGGATGGAGCAGGAGCAGGAGCGCGGCATCACCATCACGTCCGCCGCGACGACCTGCTGGTGGAAGAACCACCAGATCAACATCATCGACACCCCCGGGCACGTGGACTTCACCGCGGAGGTGGAGCGTTCGCTCCGCGTCCTCGACGGTGCGGTCGCGGTGTTCGACGGTGTCGCGGGCGTCGAGCCCCAGACGATGACCGTCTGGCGCCAGGCGAACAAGTACTCCGTCCCGCGGATGTGCTTCGTCAACAAGCTCGACCGCACCGGTGCGGACTTCTTCCGCTGCGTCGACATGATGATCGACCGCCTCAACTCCACCCCGCTGGTCCTGCAGATCCCGATCGGCGCCGAGGGCGACTTCCTCGGGGTCGTCGACCTGGTCGGCATGCGCGCGCTCACCTGGCGCGGCGAGACCAAGATGGGCGAGGACTACGACATCGAGGAGATCCCCGCCGCGCTGGCCGACCAGGCCGCCGAGTGGCGCGAGAAGTTCCTCGAGACGCTCGCCGAGGCCGACGACGCCGTCATGGAGAAGTACCTCGAGGGCGAGGAGCTCTCCGTCGAGGAGCTCGAGGCCGCGATCCGTCGCGCCACGCTGGCCGACAAGATCAACCCCGTCCTCTGCGGCACCGCGTTCAAGAACAAGGGCGTGCAGCCCCTGCTCGACGCGGTCGTGAAGTACCTGCCGTCGCCGCTCGACATCGACGGCATCCAGGGCCACGACGCCAAGGACGAGGAGAAGGTGATCGTCCGTCAGCCCAGCGACGACGAGCCGTTCTCCGGCCTCGCGTACAAGGTCGCCACCGACCCGCACCTCGGCAAGCTGATCTACGTCCGGGTGTACTCCGGCAAGCTCGTCGCCGGCTCGACCGTGCTGAACTCGGTCAACGGCCGCAAGGAGCGGATCGGCAAGGTCTACCAGATGCACGCGAACAAGCGTGAGGAGATCGCGTCGGTCGGCGCCGGCCAGATCGTGGCCGTGATGGGTCTGAAGGACACCAAGACCGGTCACACGCTGAGCGACCCGCAGAACCCGGTCGTCCTCGAGTCGATGACGTTCCCGGCCCCGGTGATCGAGGTCGCGATCGAGCCCAAGACCAAGGGCGACCAGGAGAAGCTCGGCGTCGCGATCCAGCGGCTCTCCGACGAGGACCCCACCTTCACGGTGAAGTCCGACATGGAGACCGGCCAGACGATCATCGCCGGCATGGGCGAGCTCCACCTGGAGATCCTCGTGGACCGGATGCGTCGCGAGTTCCGCGTCGAGGCGACCGTCGGCAAGCCGCAGGTGGCCTACCGCGAGACCATCCGCAAGGAGGTCAAGAACCACTCCTACACGCACAAGAAGCAGACCGGTGGTTCCGGCCAGTTCGCGAAGGTGGTCATCAGCCTCGGCCCGAACGTGGACCCGGAGACCGGCCTCGGCGCCGGCTACGAGTTCATCAACAACGTGTCCGGTGGTCGTATCCCGCGCGAGTACATCCCGTCGGTCGACCAGGGTGGCCAGGGCGCCATGGAGTTCGGCGTGCTCGCCGGCTACCCGATGGTCGACGTGAAGTTCACGCTCGAGGACGGCGCCTACCACGACGTCGACTCCTCCGAGCTGGCGTTCAAGCTCGCCGGCGGGCAGGCCTTCAAGGAGGCCGCTCGCATGGCCAAGCCCGTGCTGCTCGAGCCGATGTTCGCCGTGGAGGTGACCACCCCGGAGAGCTTCCTGGGTGACGTCATCGGCGACATCAACTCGCGCCGCGGACAGGTGTCCACGATGTTCGAGCGCTCGGGTGACCGGGTGGTCGAGGCGCTGGTACCGCTGTCAGAGATGTTCGGGTACGTTGGCGACCTGAGGTCCAAGACCTCCGGCCAGGCGTCGTACTCGATGGAGTTCGACTCGTACGCCGAGGTTCCGCAGAACGTCGCCGACGAGATCATCAAGAAGGTCCGCGGCGAGTAG
- a CDS encoding FAD-binding and (Fe-S)-binding domain-containing protein — MSGDLVAALAREGVHDADDSTLARALYSTDASLYRVVPQVVVRPRSVDELAATVAVARDSGTPLTMRGAGTSIAGNAVGTGIVVDTTRHLNRVLSIDPEARTAVVEPGAVHATLQRAATAHGLRFGPDPSTHTRCTVGGMIGNNACGSRALGYGRTVDNVVGLDVLTADGGRITPADGRTALHDRLDALVADHLATIRTDFGRFTRQVSGYSLEHLLPEKGRDLSRFLVGTEGTLGVVAGATVRLVLDEPFRALAVLGYPSMFEAADAVPALLHHPLVACEGLDSRIVDVVRTGTGSVPDLPRGAGWLFAEVTGSTAEEAHAAASAVAADAGAVDVRLVSDVREMAALWRIREDGAGLAARSLDRPAHSGWEDAAVPPERLGDYLRGFDALLRDSGLDGVPYGHFGDGCVHVRIDFPLTERGGPRGFRSFVEAAADLTAAHGGSLSGEHGDGRARSELLSRMYSPEVIDLFGAVKHLFDPGNLLNPGVLVDPRPVDADLRLAARLREPRRTLRLAHDGGSVVDAVHRCTGVGKCVADNTGAGGVMCPSYLATRDEKDSTRGRSRVLQEMINGSLVTDGWKSDEVHEALDLCLSCKGCSSDCPTGIDMATYKAEALHQRYRRRIRPRSHYALGQLPRWARLAQPVAPLANRVMRIGAVQRLAKAAAGIDQRRSVPAFATEPLRRWARRTSYAASPGPDHDVVLWADSFTDGFASASGRAAVEVLEAAGLRVGVVTEPACCGLTWVSTGQLTAARRIIGHTIDVLHPYVAAGIPVVGLEPSCLATLRSDAVELTADPRAAEVAAGVRSLAEVLATLPGWVPPDLTGTTVVVQPHCHHASVIGWDADAALLARTGATVTRVGGCCGLAGNFGVEQGHYEVSVAVAEHDLLPAVRAAGQDAVVLADGFSCRTQLDDLAGVRALHLAELLAAPSGTLGAARVGAPG; from the coding sequence GTGAGCGGCGACCTGGTCGCGGCACTGGCCCGGGAGGGCGTCCACGACGCCGACGACTCGACGCTGGCCCGCGCGCTGTACTCCACCGACGCCTCGCTCTACCGCGTCGTCCCGCAGGTCGTGGTGCGGCCGCGCTCGGTCGACGAGCTCGCCGCCACCGTCGCCGTCGCCCGGGACAGCGGCACCCCGCTGACCATGCGCGGCGCCGGTACGTCGATCGCCGGGAACGCCGTGGGCACCGGCATCGTGGTGGACACCACCCGGCACCTCAACCGGGTGCTCTCGATCGACCCGGAGGCCCGGACCGCCGTCGTCGAGCCGGGCGCCGTGCACGCGACGCTGCAGCGGGCCGCCACCGCGCACGGCCTGCGCTTCGGGCCGGACCCCTCGACCCACACCCGCTGCACGGTCGGCGGGATGATCGGCAACAACGCCTGCGGCTCGCGGGCCCTGGGCTACGGCCGGACCGTCGACAACGTGGTCGGGCTCGACGTGCTCACCGCCGACGGCGGACGGATCACCCCCGCGGACGGCCGCACCGCGCTGCACGACCGGCTCGACGCCCTGGTCGCCGACCACCTGGCGACGATCCGCACCGACTTCGGGCGGTTCACCCGCCAGGTGTCGGGCTACAGCCTGGAGCACCTGCTGCCCGAGAAGGGCCGCGACCTGTCCCGGTTCCTGGTCGGCACCGAGGGCACCCTCGGCGTCGTCGCCGGCGCCACGGTCCGGCTGGTCCTCGACGAGCCCTTCCGGGCGCTGGCCGTGCTCGGCTACCCCTCGATGTTCGAGGCCGCCGACGCCGTCCCGGCGCTGCTGCACCACCCCCTGGTCGCCTGCGAGGGCCTGGACTCCCGGATCGTCGACGTGGTGCGGACCGGCACCGGCAGCGTGCCCGACCTGCCGCGCGGCGCCGGCTGGCTGTTCGCCGAGGTGACCGGCTCCACCGCCGAGGAGGCGCACGCCGCCGCCTCCGCTGTGGCCGCGGACGCCGGCGCGGTCGACGTTCGCCTGGTCAGCGACGTGCGGGAGATGGCCGCGCTGTGGCGGATCCGGGAGGACGGCGCCGGGCTGGCCGCCCGCAGCCTGGACCGTCCGGCGCACTCCGGCTGGGAGGACGCCGCGGTGCCGCCGGAGCGGCTCGGCGACTACCTGCGCGGGTTCGACGCGCTGCTGCGCGACTCCGGCCTGGACGGCGTGCCCTACGGGCACTTCGGGGACGGCTGCGTGCACGTCCGGATCGACTTCCCGCTCACCGAGCGCGGAGGTCCGCGGGGCTTCCGGTCGTTCGTCGAGGCGGCCGCCGACCTGACCGCCGCGCACGGCGGCAGCCTGTCCGGGGAGCACGGCGACGGGCGGGCCCGCTCCGAGCTGCTGTCCCGGATGTACTCGCCGGAGGTGATCGACCTCTTCGGGGCGGTCAAGCACCTCTTCGACCCGGGCAACCTGCTGAACCCCGGCGTGCTGGTCGACCCGCGGCCGGTCGACGCCGACCTGCGGCTCGCCGCCCGGCTGCGCGAGCCCCGCCGGACCCTGCGGCTCGCCCACGACGGCGGGTCCGTCGTGGACGCCGTGCACCGCTGCACCGGCGTCGGCAAGTGCGTCGCGGACAACACCGGCGCCGGCGGGGTGATGTGCCCGTCCTACCTCGCGACCCGGGACGAGAAGGACTCCACGCGCGGCCGCTCGCGGGTGCTCCAGGAGATGATCAACGGCTCGCTGGTCACCGACGGGTGGAAGTCCGACGAGGTGCACGAGGCCCTCGACCTCTGCCTGTCCTGCAAGGGCTGCTCCTCGGACTGCCCCACGGGCATCGACATGGCGACGTACAAGGCGGAGGCGCTGCACCAGCGCTACCGCCGGCGGATCCGCCCGCGCAGCCACTACGCCCTGGGCCAGCTGCCCCGCTGGGCCCGGCTGGCCCAGCCGGTCGCACCGCTCGCGAACCGGGTGATGCGGATCGGCGCCGTGCAGCGGCTCGCCAAGGCGGCCGCCGGCATCGACCAGCGCCGCTCGGTCCCGGCGTTCGCCACCGAGCCGCTGCGCCGCTGGGCCCGCCGGACCTCGTACGCCGCCTCGCCGGGCCCGGACCACGACGTGGTGCTCTGGGCGGACTCGTTCACCGACGGGTTCGCCTCGGCCAGCGGACGGGCGGCCGTCGAGGTGCTGGAGGCGGCCGGCCTGCGGGTCGGCGTGGTCACCGAGCCGGCCTGCTGCGGGCTGACCTGGGTGAGCACCGGACAGCTCACCGCGGCGCGACGGATCATCGGGCACACGATCGACGTGCTGCACCCCTACGTCGCGGCCGGGATCCCGGTCGTGGGGCTCGAGCCGTCCTGCCTGGCCACGCTGCGCTCGGACGCCGTCGAGCTGACGGCCGACCCGCGGGCCGCCGAGGTCGCCGCCGGGGTGCGCTCGCTCGCCGAGGTGCTCGCCACGCTGCCCGGCTGGGTGCCCCCGGACCTGACCGGCACGACGGTCGTGGTGCAGCCGCACTGCCACCACGCCAGCGTCATCGGCTGGGACGCGGACGCCGCCCTGCTGGCCCGGACCGGCGCCACCGTCACCCGCGTCGGCGGCTGCTGCGGGCTGGCCGGCAACTTCGGCGTCGAGCAGGGCCACTACGAGGTATCGGTCGCGGTGGCCGAGCACGACCTGCTGCCGGCGGTCCGCGCCGCGGGCCAGGACGCGGTGGTGCTCGCCGACGGCTTCTCCTGCCGCACCCAGCTCGACGACCTCGCCGGCGTGCGCGCGCTGCACCTCGCCGAGCTGTTGGCCGCCCCCAGCGGGACCCTCGGTGCGGCTCGCGTTGGGGCCCCCGGCTAG
- a CDS encoding NUDIX hydrolase produces the protein MSDPTSPDGLPPQRQRIAAYAVLVRGSGSGEEVLLTRMSSRTRIEGRWTLPGGGIDHGEDPRDALRREVLEETGLHVEPTRVLDVHSTHFVGARSDGLVEDYHGVHLIFGARVLRRSVGVEPYVVEVDGSTDRAAWVPREEALGLDLLSAARYALTEVERPD, from the coding sequence ATGTCCGATCCCACCTCTCCCGACGGCCTTCCCCCGCAGCGTCAGCGGATCGCGGCGTACGCCGTGCTGGTGCGCGGGTCGGGCAGCGGCGAGGAGGTGCTGCTCACCCGGATGTCGTCGCGCACCCGCATCGAGGGCCGGTGGACGCTGCCGGGCGGGGGCATCGACCACGGCGAGGACCCGCGGGACGCGCTGCGCCGCGAGGTGCTCGAGGAGACCGGCCTGCACGTCGAGCCCACCCGGGTGCTGGACGTGCACTCCACGCACTTCGTCGGCGCCCGCTCCGACGGGCTCGTCGAGGACTACCACGGCGTGCACCTGATCTTCGGCGCCCGCGTGCTGCGGCGGTCGGTGGGCGTCGAGCCATACGTCGTCGAGGTCGACGGGTCCACCGACCGGGCCGCCTGGGTGCCGCGGGAGGAGGCCCTGGGCCTCGACCTGCTCTCCGCAGCGCGATACGCCCTCACCGAGGTGGAACGCCCCGACTAG
- a CDS encoding hydroxyacid-oxoacid transhydrogenase, producing MVQSGSSETVFTYGAPQLKFGSGSSDEIGFDLSTYGVRRVLVITDPGVAATGHPQRITDQVNAAGIEAVLFDRAHVEPTDESMVEAVEFARDGGPWDAFVAVGGGSAIDTAKAVNLLCTNPGDLLDYVNAPVGRGRAPVNRLAPLVAVPTTTGTGSESTTVCVLDVLEQQVKSGISHPLLRPTLAVVDPRLTLSQPAGVTAASGMDILCHALESWTARPFDSYARKTPEQRVPYCGANPIADMWSEKAMSLLAGSFRTSVHHGDDEHAREQMALAATFAGMGFGNAGVHIPHANAYPIAGRVRDFHPAGYPDDEPMVPHGMAVSLTAPEAFRFTFEAAPERHVRAAELLAPGAERPDDLRDFLPGVLADLMRDIDIPNGIGAVGYAEADVDDLVTGTLQQQRLLATAPREASADDLAGILRRSIELW from the coding sequence ATGGTCCAGTCCGGCAGCTCCGAGACCGTGTTCACCTATGGCGCCCCCCAGCTGAAGTTCGGCTCCGGCTCCTCCGACGAGATCGGCTTCGACCTCTCGACGTACGGCGTCCGGCGGGTGCTGGTGATCACCGACCCCGGCGTCGCGGCGACCGGGCACCCGCAGCGGATCACCGACCAGGTGAACGCCGCCGGCATCGAGGCGGTGCTCTTCGACCGGGCGCACGTCGAGCCCACCGACGAGAGCATGGTGGAGGCGGTCGAGTTCGCCCGGGACGGCGGTCCCTGGGACGCGTTCGTCGCGGTGGGCGGCGGGTCGGCGATCGACACGGCCAAGGCCGTCAACCTGCTGTGCACCAACCCCGGTGACCTGCTCGACTACGTGAACGCCCCGGTCGGCCGGGGCCGGGCGCCGGTGAACCGGCTCGCCCCGCTGGTCGCCGTGCCGACCACGACCGGCACCGGCAGCGAGAGCACCACGGTCTGCGTCCTCGACGTGCTCGAGCAGCAGGTGAAGAGCGGCATCAGCCACCCGCTGCTGCGCCCGACCCTGGCGGTGGTGGACCCCCGGCTCACGCTGTCCCAGCCGGCCGGGGTGACCGCCGCCTCGGGCATGGACATCCTCTGCCACGCGCTGGAGAGCTGGACCGCCCGGCCCTTCGACTCCTACGCGCGCAAGACCCCTGAGCAGCGGGTGCCCTACTGCGGCGCGAACCCGATCGCGGACATGTGGTCGGAGAAGGCGATGAGCCTGCTCGCCGGGTCGTTCCGGACCTCGGTGCACCACGGCGACGACGAGCACGCCCGCGAGCAGATGGCGCTGGCCGCGACGTTCGCCGGGATGGGCTTCGGCAACGCCGGGGTGCACATCCCGCACGCCAACGCCTACCCGATCGCGGGCCGGGTCCGGGACTTCCACCCGGCCGGCTACCCCGACGACGAGCCGATGGTGCCGCACGGCATGGCCGTCTCGCTGACCGCTCCCGAGGCGTTCCGGTTCACCTTCGAGGCCGCACCGGAGCGGCACGTGCGGGCCGCCGAGCTCCTCGCGCCCGGGGCCGAGCGCCCCGACGACCTGCGCGACTTCCTGCCCGGGGTGCTCGCCGACCTGATGCGCGACATCGACATCCCCAACGGCATCGGGGCGGTGGGGTACGCCGAGGCCGACGTCGACGACCTGGTCACCGGCACGCTGCAGCAGCAGCGGCTGCTCGCCACCGCGCCCCGCGAGGCCTCCGCGGACGACCTCGCCGGCATCCTGCGCCGCTCGATCGAGCTGTGGTGA
- the rpsL gene encoding 30S ribosomal protein S12: MPTIQQLVRKGRQDKVSKSKTPALKGSPQRRGVCTRVYTTTPKKPNSALRKVARVRLSSGIEVTAYIPGVGHNLQEHSIVLVRGGRVKDLPGVRYKIIRGTLDTQGVKNRKQARSRYGAKKEKS, encoded by the coding sequence GTGCCCACCATCCAGCAGTTGGTCCGTAAGGGCCGCCAGGACAAGGTGTCGAAGTCCAAGACGCCCGCTCTGAAGGGTTCGCCCCAGCGACGCGGCGTGTGCACGCGTGTCTACACGACCACCCCGAAGAAGCCGAACTCCGCTCTGCGCAAGGTCGCCCGTGTGCGCCTGTCCAGCGGCATCGAGGTCACGGCGTACATCCCGGGCGTCGGCCACAACCTCCAGGAGCACTCGATCGTGCTCGTGCGTGGCGGTCGTGTGAAGGACCTTCCCGGTGTCCGGTACAAGATCATCCGCGGCACGCTCGACACCCAGGGCGTGAAGAACCGCAAGCAGGCTCGCAGCCGGTACGGCGCGAAGAAGGAGAAGAGCTAA
- the rpsG gene encoding 30S ribosomal protein S7, with protein sequence MPRKGPAPKRPLDVDPVYGSQVVTQLVSKVLKDGKKQTAQRIVYGALEGCREKTGTDPVVTLKRALDNVKPALEVRSRRVGGATYQVPVEVKGNRSMTLALRWLVSYSAARREKTMAERLMNEILDASNGLGAAVKRREDVHKMAEANKAFAHYRW encoded by the coding sequence ATGCCTCGTAAGGGCCCCGCCCCGAAGCGGCCGCTCGACGTCGACCCGGTCTACGGTTCGCAGGTCGTCACCCAGCTGGTCAGCAAGGTGCTCAAGGACGGCAAGAAGCAGACCGCCCAGCGCATCGTGTACGGCGCGCTCGAGGGCTGCCGCGAGAAGACCGGCACCGACCCCGTCGTCACGCTCAAGCGTGCGCTGGACAACGTGAAGCCGGCCCTCGAGGTCCGCAGCCGCCGCGTCGGTGGCGCCACCTACCAGGTGCCGGTCGAGGTCAAGGGCAACCGCTCGATGACCCTCGCCCTGCGCTGGCTGGTCAGCTACTCCGCCGCGCGTCGCGAGAAGACCATGGCCGAGCGTCTGATGAACGAGATCCTCGACGCCTCCAACGGACTCGGCGCCGCTGTCAAGCGTCGCGAGGACGTCCACAAGATGGCCGAAGCCAACAAGGCGTTCGCCCACTACCGCTGGTGA
- a CDS encoding acyltransferase family protein has protein sequence MSTLHAPAAPPEARRARGSSRDPFFDNAKMLLVTLVVVGHSWTLLPDVSTSSPVYVFLYSFHVPAFVLVTGYLSRSFTFTRRNLHKLATTVVVPYLVFETLLALFRTVVGHENFGVLYVSPHWPLWYLTVLFLWRLATPLLTRLRPPVAMAVAVAVCLVGGLNTVPALDLPRTFGLLPFFVAGLVMTRAQFDWLARPRVRVVAAVLMAVAFAVATVAAGHFSKEWLYWRTGYPDLEVSFWVGAAVRLGLLVVAGTLALSALSLMPRSQRWFTSLGSASLVVYLCHGFVVKGAEYAGVGALSEKDPVTAFLAVTAAAVGVSLLLAATPVSRRLNVLVDPITTLTADTPGVLEPEHHRTETLDRLALTHRDPTRLS, from the coding sequence ATGAGCACGTTGCACGCCCCCGCCGCACCGCCCGAGGCCCGACGGGCCCGCGGGTCCTCGCGCGACCCGTTCTTCGACAACGCCAAGATGCTGCTGGTCACGCTGGTCGTGGTCGGGCACTCCTGGACCCTGCTGCCGGACGTCTCGACCTCCTCGCCGGTCTACGTGTTCCTGTACTCCTTCCACGTGCCGGCCTTCGTGCTGGTCACCGGCTACCTGTCGCGCAGCTTCACCTTCACCCGGCGCAACCTGCACAAGCTGGCCACGACGGTGGTCGTGCCGTACCTCGTCTTCGAGACGCTGCTGGCACTGTTCCGCACGGTCGTGGGCCACGAGAACTTCGGCGTCCTCTACGTCAGCCCGCACTGGCCGTTGTGGTACCTCACCGTGCTGTTCCTGTGGCGGCTGGCCACTCCCCTGCTCACCCGGCTGCGGCCGCCGGTCGCGATGGCCGTCGCCGTGGCGGTCTGCCTGGTCGGCGGGCTGAACACCGTCCCGGCCCTCGACCTCCCCCGCACCTTCGGGCTGCTGCCGTTCTTCGTGGCCGGCCTGGTGATGACCCGCGCGCAGTTCGACTGGCTGGCCCGCCCGCGGGTGCGGGTGGTCGCCGCGGTGCTGATGGCGGTGGCCTTCGCGGTGGCCACGGTCGCCGCCGGGCACTTCAGCAAGGAGTGGCTCTACTGGCGCACCGGCTACCCCGATCTCGAGGTGTCGTTCTGGGTCGGCGCCGCGGTCCGGCTGGGCCTGCTGGTGGTGGCCGGCACCCTGGCGCTGTCCGCGCTGTCCCTGATGCCCCGCTCGCAGCGCTGGTTCACCTCCCTGGGCTCCGCGAGCCTGGTGGTCTACCTCTGCCACGGCTTCGTCGTCAAGGGCGCGGAGTACGCCGGGGTGGGCGCCCTGTCCGAGAAGGACCCGGTGACCGCGTTCCTGGCGGTCACGGCCGCCGCCGTGGGCGTGAGCCTGCTGCTCGCCGCCACCCCGGTCAGCCGGCGGCTCAACGTCCTGGTCGACCCGATCACCACGCTGACCGCCGACACCCCGGGCGTGCTGGAGCCGGAGCACCACCGCACCGAGACCCTCGACCGGCTGGCGCTCACGCACCGCGACCCGACCCGGCTGAGCTAG